In Stenotrophomonas sp. ASS1, the following proteins share a genomic window:
- a CDS encoding rhomboid family intramembrane serine protease — MDNNAPLPAGDVPAPRNDRSRILRAFNVSLAAVLVLVAVFALQGTFDWRPWAVAPLEAKGLLGLIGGPMLHASVEHIAANSIAILILGTLAGSVYPKATVRALPLLWLGSGIGAWMLGNPGSVHLGASGVTHGLMFLLASLGLLRRDRAAIATGLIGMLFYGGMLMTILPHADGVSWQSHMGGAFAGIIAALLFRNADPLPPRPRYSWEDEEEDVEPLADDELEPPSPQRVPVLWQPREGQDYVVIPFRRPDEPRG, encoded by the coding sequence ATGGACAACAACGCGCCCCTGCCCGCTGGCGACGTGCCGGCCCCCCGCAATGACCGCTCGCGCATCCTGCGGGCGTTCAATGTCAGCCTGGCCGCCGTGCTGGTGCTGGTGGCCGTGTTCGCCCTGCAGGGCACGTTCGATTGGCGACCGTGGGCGGTCGCGCCGCTGGAAGCCAAGGGCCTGCTTGGCCTGATCGGCGGCCCGATGCTGCATGCCTCGGTCGAGCACATCGCCGCCAACAGCATCGCGATCCTGATCCTCGGCACGCTGGCCGGCAGCGTCTACCCGAAAGCCACCGTGCGCGCCCTGCCCCTGCTGTGGCTGGGCTCGGGCATCGGTGCGTGGATGCTGGGCAATCCGGGCAGCGTGCACCTGGGCGCCAGCGGCGTGACCCACGGCCTGATGTTCCTGCTGGCCAGCCTGGGCCTGCTGCGCCGCGATCGCGCGGCCATCGCCACCGGCCTGATCGGCATGCTGTTCTACGGCGGCATGCTGATGACCATCCTGCCGCACGCCGATGGTGTGTCCTGGCAGTCGCACATGGGCGGCGCCTTCGCCGGCATCATCGCTGCGCTGCTGTTCCGCAACGCCGACCCGCTGCCGCCGCGCCCGCGCTACAGCTGGGAAGACGAAGAAGAAGACGTCGAACCGCTGGCCGACGACGAGCTGGAGCCGCCGTCACCGCAGCGCGTCCCGGTGCTGTGGCAGCCGCGCGAGGGCCAGGACTACGTGGTGATCCCGTTCCGCCGGCCGGACGAGCCGCGCGGCTGA
- a CDS encoding TerC family protein, whose product MQTIGNVWLWGGFAAVVVIALLVDLVLMRHGGPHKVTFKEALWWSIGWVALALLFNAGLWYYLNETAGQVVANKVGLEFLTGYLVEKALAVDNIFVFLMIMSYFAVPEEQRQKVLIIGILGAIVLRTIMIFAGSVLISQFHWLLYVFGAFLLFTGWKMWFAAGQEPDLETNPALRWMRKHLRLLPDYAGNALSVKRDGVRWFTPLFAVLILIAVTDVIFAVDSIPAIFAITTDPFIVLTSNVFAVLGLRAMFFLLAGMADRFHLLPYGLALVLGFIGIKMMIIDLFKIPTPVSLGVVAVIIAATVVLSLKYPPKEGSGHA is encoded by the coding sequence ATGCAGACGATCGGTAACGTGTGGTTGTGGGGCGGCTTCGCAGCGGTGGTGGTCATCGCCCTGCTGGTCGACCTCGTGTTGATGCGCCATGGTGGACCGCACAAGGTCACCTTCAAGGAGGCCCTGTGGTGGTCCATCGGCTGGGTCGCGCTGGCCCTGCTGTTCAATGCGGGCCTCTGGTACTACCTGAATGAGACCGCCGGCCAGGTGGTGGCCAACAAGGTCGGCCTCGAGTTCCTGACCGGCTACCTGGTCGAGAAGGCGCTGGCGGTCGACAACATCTTTGTGTTCCTGATGATCATGAGCTACTTCGCGGTGCCGGAGGAGCAGCGCCAGAAGGTGCTGATCATCGGCATCCTGGGTGCGATCGTGCTGCGTACGATCATGATCTTCGCCGGCAGCGTGCTGATCAGCCAGTTCCATTGGCTGCTCTACGTGTTCGGCGCCTTCCTGCTGTTCACCGGCTGGAAGATGTGGTTCGCCGCCGGCCAGGAGCCGGACCTGGAAACCAATCCCGCCCTGCGCTGGATGCGCAAGCACCTGCGCCTGCTGCCGGACTATGCCGGCAACGCACTGAGCGTGAAGCGCGACGGCGTGCGCTGGTTCACCCCGCTGTTCGCGGTGCTGATCCTGATCGCGGTCACCGACGTGATCTTCGCCGTGGACAGCATCCCGGCGATCTTCGCGATCACCACCGACCCGTTCATCGTGCTCACCTCCAACGTGTTCGCGGTGCTGGGCCTGCGCGCGATGTTCTTCCTGCTGGCCGGCATGGCCGACCGCTTCCACCTGCTGCCGTATGGCCTGGCGCTGGTGCTGGGCTTCATCGGCATCAAGATGATGATCATCGACCTGTTCAAGATCCCGACCCCGGTGTCGCTGGGCGTGGTCGCGGTGATCATCGCCGCCACCGTGGTACTGAGCCTGAAGTATCCGCCGAAGGAAGGCTCCGGCCACGCCTGA
- a CDS encoding glycerophosphodiester phosphodiesterase, with translation MKSWGCALLLSLAVAPSVAMSAESSTPAAHKVSVYGHRGASALLPEHTLAAYAQAIADGADYIEPDLVMTKDGVMVARHENEISGTTDVASHPEFASRRTSKVIDGQKVDGWFTEDFTLAELKTLYARERLPELRSTAYDGQFRIASLDEILAFLVQQAGRANRGIGLVPEIKHPTYFQSIGLPMEDKLLTALRGNAYTNVGPVTIQSFETANLRYLRGKIGRGSNIRLLQLLWKGDTQPADIAKAGGKLTYAQMMTPAGLKDIASYADSIGPELRSIIPLDAKGALGTPTTLVQDAHAVGLMVIPYTFRPENHFQASNLRKGADNARNAEGSVAEMRAYLATGIDAFFTDDPALGRQAVDGMGAAGNAAN, from the coding sequence GTGAAGTCGTGGGGTTGTGCGTTGCTGTTGTCGCTGGCCGTGGCACCATCGGTGGCCATGAGTGCTGAATCCTCCACCCCGGCCGCGCACAAGGTGTCGGTCTATGGCCACCGCGGGGCAAGCGCACTGCTGCCCGAGCACACCCTGGCGGCCTATGCGCAGGCCATCGCCGATGGCGCCGACTACATCGAACCGGACCTGGTCATGACCAAGGACGGGGTGATGGTGGCCCGCCACGAGAACGAGATCAGTGGCACCACCGATGTCGCCTCGCATCCCGAATTCGCCAGCCGCCGCACCAGCAAGGTCATCGACGGGCAGAAGGTCGATGGCTGGTTCACCGAAGACTTCACCCTGGCCGAGCTGAAGACGCTGTACGCACGTGAGCGCCTGCCGGAACTGCGCAGCACCGCCTACGATGGCCAGTTCCGCATTGCCAGCCTCGACGAGATCCTTGCCTTCCTGGTGCAGCAGGCCGGCCGTGCCAACCGCGGCATCGGCCTGGTGCCGGAGATCAAGCATCCGACCTACTTCCAGTCGATCGGCCTGCCGATGGAAGACAAGCTCCTGACCGCGCTGCGCGGCAACGCCTATACCAACGTCGGGCCGGTCACCATCCAGTCGTTCGAGACCGCCAACCTGCGCTACCTGCGCGGCAAGATCGGGCGGGGCAGCAACATCCGCCTGCTGCAGCTGCTGTGGAAGGGCGATACCCAGCCGGCCGACATCGCCAAGGCCGGTGGCAAGCTGACCTACGCGCAGATGATGACGCCGGCCGGACTGAAGGACATTGCCAGCTACGCCGACAGCATCGGCCCGGAGCTGCGCTCGATCATTCCGCTGGACGCCAAGGGTGCACTGGGGACACCGACCACGCTGGTACAGGACGCACATGCAGTGGGCCTGATGGTGATTCCGTATACCTTCCGCCCGGAGAACCATTTCCAGGCCAGCAATCTGCGCAAGGGCGCCGACAACGCGCGCAATGCAGAGGGGTCGGTTGCCGAGATGCGCGCCTACCTGGCCACCGGCATCGATGCCTTCTTCACCGACGACCCGGCACTGGGCCGGCAGGCGGTGGATGGGATGGGCGCGGCGGGGAATGCGGCGAACTGA
- the mnmE gene encoding tRNA uridine-5-carboxymethylaminomethyl(34) synthesis GTPase MnmE, producing the protein MNDAIRTDTIVAIASAPGAGGVGLLRLSGPRAAAIANALGAPALRPRHAHYARLRDADGEVIDDGIVLWFPAPNSFTGEEVVELQGHGSPVLLQQLVARCIALGARQARPGEFSERAFLNGKLDLAQAEAIADLIAAGDNRAARAARRSLDGVFSRRIDAVVEQLVLLRIHVEAAIDFADEPLDTLGGAQVRRGLEQARGDLALLRRDAERGRRLRDGLHAVLIGPPNAGKSSLLNALAGSERAIVTDIAGTTRDTLRETIRLDGLELTLVDTAGLRDGGDAIEREGMRRAHVEIERTDLALIVLDARDPAAGEAALGDAVAAVPHKVYIHNKSDLLTALPTLDDPDRVFVSAATGAGLDDLHARLRSIASAGAGEQVDGEFTARTRHVDAIERAQEHAQRADGELAHEHLELAAEELRLAHDALGEITGQMSADDLLGRIFSSFCIGK; encoded by the coding sequence ATGAACGACGCGATCCGCACCGACACCATCGTGGCCATCGCCAGTGCGCCCGGCGCGGGTGGTGTTGGCCTGCTGCGCCTGTCCGGCCCGCGTGCCGCAGCGATTGCCAATGCGCTGGGTGCACCTGCACTGCGCCCGCGCCACGCGCACTACGCGCGCCTGCGTGATGCCGACGGCGAGGTCATCGACGATGGCATCGTGCTGTGGTTCCCGGCACCGAACAGCTTCACCGGCGAAGAGGTGGTGGAACTGCAGGGCCATGGCAGCCCGGTGCTGCTGCAGCAGCTGGTCGCGCGCTGCATCGCGCTCGGTGCGCGCCAGGCGCGGCCGGGTGAGTTCAGCGAACGGGCGTTCCTCAACGGCAAGCTGGACCTGGCCCAGGCCGAGGCCATCGCCGACCTGATCGCCGCGGGCGACAACCGTGCCGCGCGCGCTGCACGCCGTTCGCTGGATGGTGTGTTCTCGCGCCGCATCGACGCGGTGGTCGAGCAGTTGGTGCTGCTGCGCATCCATGTGGAAGCAGCGATCGACTTCGCCGACGAACCGCTGGATACGCTTGGTGGGGCACAGGTGCGGCGTGGCCTGGAGCAGGCGCGCGGCGATCTTGCCCTGCTGCGGCGGGATGCCGAGCGCGGCCGCCGCCTGCGCGATGGCCTGCATGCGGTGCTGATCGGGCCGCCGAATGCCGGCAAGAGTTCATTGCTCAATGCGCTGGCCGGCAGCGAACGCGCCATCGTCACCGACATCGCCGGCACCACCCGCGACACCCTGCGCGAGACCATCCGCCTGGACGGCCTGGAGCTGACCCTGGTCGACACCGCCGGCCTGCGCGACGGCGGCGACGCCATCGAACGCGAAGGCATGCGCCGCGCGCATGTGGAAATCGAGCGTACGGACCTGGCGCTGATCGTGCTGGATGCGCGCGATCCAGCGGCCGGCGAAGCGGCGCTGGGCGATGCCGTGGCGGCGGTGCCGCACAAGGTCTACATCCACAACAAGTCGGATCTGCTGACGGCGCTGCCGACGCTGGACGATCCGGACCGCGTGTTCGTTTCGGCCGCCACCGGCGCCGGGCTCGACGATCTGCATGCGCGTCTGCGTTCGATTGCTTCGGCCGGGGCAGGGGAGCAGGTGGATGGCGAGTTTACCGCGCGCACGCGGCATGTGGATGCAATCGAGCGTGCGCAGGAGCACGCGCAGCGCGCCGACGGCGAGCTGGCGCACGAGCACCTGGAGCTGGCCGCCGAGGAACTGCGGCTGGCGCATGACGCGCTGGGCGAGATCACCGGGCAGATGAGTGCCGATGACCTGCTGGGCAGGATCTTCTCCAGCTTCTGCATCGGCAAGTAA
- a CDS encoding transposase — MSDSLDIGVDVDSKEFVPAVADRKAGDRIANTRAGIAQWLNTLPQRCRIGMEATGRYYELLARMAGQAGHVVYVINPRLIKHYGRATGSRGKTDAMDAEAIARYVKKENDRLREYVPRTDEQQQMHDLLRKRQTLVKTRARLEQSFGVSKSAPGELSDLFCALAGTLSELESELQRLARDGEHGTLYKRLLTIPGIGPAVAAHLIYYMTRWPLANANAWIACTGLDPRPNESGGRTGRRRLSKQRAPVLRQMLYMAAMGLKRCRRGQPLYDELSKRGHPSTAVFNILARKLARIAWGVFKSGRDFDPAMLKVGQACFQQA, encoded by the coding sequence ATGTCTGATTCTCTCGATATTGGCGTGGACGTGGACTCCAAGGAGTTCGTACCGGCAGTGGCCGACCGCAAGGCCGGCGACAGGATCGCCAACACCCGGGCCGGCATAGCCCAGTGGCTCAACACCTTGCCCCAGCGATGCCGGATTGGCATGGAGGCGACGGGGCGGTACTACGAGTTGTTGGCTCGGATGGCTGGCCAGGCAGGCCACGTTGTCTATGTGATCAATCCACGTCTGATCAAGCACTACGGCCGGGCGACGGGCTCGCGTGGCAAGACGGACGCCATGGACGCCGAAGCGATCGCCCGGTACGTGAAGAAGGAGAACGATCGCCTGCGTGAATACGTACCGCGTACCGACGAGCAGCAACAGATGCACGATTTGCTGCGCAAGCGGCAGACGCTGGTAAAGACACGCGCGCGCCTGGAGCAATCCTTCGGGGTAAGCAAAAGTGCCCCCGGGGAGCTGTCAGATCTGTTCTGCGCTCTGGCTGGGACGCTGTCCGAGCTGGAAAGCGAACTGCAGCGCTTGGCTCGCGATGGAGAGCATGGCACGCTCTACAAGCGCCTGTTGACCATCCCTGGTATCGGCCCCGCTGTCGCCGCTCACCTGATCTACTACATGACGCGCTGGCCGTTGGCCAACGCCAACGCGTGGATCGCCTGCACGGGCCTGGATCCCCGGCCCAACGAGTCTGGCGGCAGAACGGGACGGCGTCGGCTGTCCAAACAGCGCGCGCCAGTGCTGCGCCAGATGCTCTACATGGCCGCCATGGGGCTCAAGCGGTGTCGTCGGGGGCAACCGCTCTACGACGAGCTGTCAAAACGTGGTCACCCCAGCACCGCCGTCTTCAACATCCTGGCCAGAAAGCTGGCCAGGATCGCCTGGGGTGTCTTCAAAAGCGGCCGGGACTTCGATCCGGCCATGCTGAAGGTGGGTCAAGCCTGCTTCCAGCAGGCTTGA